CAGGCAAAGAAAATAGCTGAAAGCCCTTTATTATTAATGAAAAGCAGATATTCAGCTTATGTGATGGCCGATGCAGATTATATTCTGAAAACTACCGCTCCAACTAAAGTTAAACTCTATAGAAAAGGAGACATTTTAAAGTGGGCCAACTCCAGCAAATGGCTAAAACTGGAAATCCTTTACAGTGGCGAGCAGACAGTTGAATTTAAGGCTCATTATTTCAACGAAAAAATGCAGCTTCAGATTCACCATGAGCGTTCTAACTTCCAGTTACTTAACGGAAAATGGTACTATTTCGACGCAGATTTTTTCTGATTATGATTAGCAGTATCTATCAGTTTAAAAATCTCCTCCATTTTATCGTCATTATTTGCATAAACCAGTAAATCTCTTTTTGGCGAGTACAAATAAAGTGACGGATATCTTTTAGGGTTAAACAACGGTACAAATTCATATTTACCATCATGGAGTATAGTTACTTTCGAATTGTTCCAGAATTTGGGGCCAAACTCGGTTAAAAACATGTGAATAGATTTCTCTACATCCAAAGAAACCAGAACCACATTGGTATTGTAAAGTTTCTCGTAATTCTTATTTACCTTTATCATGGCGTCCTTGCAATGTCCGCAGGTAGCATCGAAAAATATGATGAGTGTGTTTTTCGTTGAATCTAAATCTGTACGCTTAAATGAGGTACTGTCTAGTTTTTGGAACTCGAAATCAGGTAAATAAGGAGTGGGTTCCTGCGCTTCAAGTGTCAATACAAAAAACAGCATTAAAACTGTTAGTATATTCTTCATCATAGTCATTTCCTAGTCTGTTTAAATATTTTGTGCAATTACATATCCACTGGCCCATGCCCATTGGAAATTATATCCTCCCAACCATCCTGTTATATCAACACATTCCCCTCCAAAATACAATCCTTTAACTTTTTTAGATTCTAAAGTTTTAGAAGATAATTCATTTGTTGAAACACCGCCTCTCATAACTTCGGCTTTGTCATAACCTTTATCACCTGCAGGTTTAACCTTAAAATGATGAATAAAGTTTTCAACCGATAACAAATCCTCTTTAGACAAAGAAGCTAAATTTTTATGGATTGGCAATATACTTTCTAAAGCTTCAACGAATTTCTTTGTATAATATTGGCTTAAGAAATTCGATAAATGTTTTTTTCCGTTGTGCTGTCTTTCTTTTAAGATAGCTTCTGCAATATTGATATCAGGCAATAAATTGATATTTATTATTTCACCAGGCCTCCAATAAGAAGAAATCTGTAATATAGCAGGGCCACTTAGTCCCCAGTGTGTAAAAAGAATATTTTCTTCGAAGGAGATTTTATCGTTACTCACTACTGAAAAAATGGAATTTCCGGATAGATTGGCAAACCATTGCTGATCTTTGCCTGTAATGGTAAGCGGCACTAATGCCGGCGCTGTTTTAGTTAAAGTCAGCCCAAATTTCACCGCCGTTTTCAATGCAAAATCTGTAGCGCCCATCTTGGCAATAGGAAGCCCTCCACTGGCCATCACAACTTTTGGAGCAGTAATTTTATTATCCTTCCCATTTCTTTCATAGATAATTTCGAACAATTCTCCATTCTTCTCAACGGACACCGCACTGGAATTCAATAAAATATCCTGCCCCAGGTCTTCGCACAAATTTGCAAAAACATCAATTATATCTTTGGCTTTATTTGATTTAGGGAACAATTGCCCCAGCGTTTTTTCCTGTCCATAAATTCCGTTGGCTTCAAAAAAGGCTATTGTGTCTTCCACGGTCCATTGAGAAAGTGAGGAATTTAAAAAGTGTGGATTTTCTGAAATGTAGTTTTCCTTACTTGCGTAAAGGTTAGTATAATTACACCGTCCTCCGCCCGAGATCAGAATTTTCGCACCTAACTTATCATTCTTTTCTATAATTAGGACGCTTTTTCCCAAATATCCCGCTTGTACGGCACACATCAATCCACAAGCGCCTCCTCCAATTACTACGGCATCATACTTTTTTGACATAGCACAAAAATGGAATTTTGTTCTAATATTTTCACCTATAATGGCAAAATCATTACAAACTATTACGTTCGACACACTATTTAAATCGTAAATTTGTATTAAATTTGCTACCTAGAAAATGGACGAATATTCACAGATAACTGAGTTTGGCAAAGTTCTGATATTCCTGATTATCGGAACTATCTTCGTATGTGCTACCTTTTTCGCAAACAAAATACTTTCTTTAAAAAAACCTAATCCTGAAAAAAACAGTTCTTATGAATGTGGTGAAGAAGTTTATTCCAATTCATGGATTCAGTTTAATAGCCGCTTTTATGTTATTGCTTTAGTTTTCTTGTTATTCGACGTAGAGATGATTTTTATCTTTCCATGGGCGACAATATTTAGCAATAACGAATTAATCGCATTGGATGGAAGATGGGGCTGGCTTACATTTATAGAAATGCTGATTTTTATAAGCATATTGTTGCTGGGGCTGGTTTATGTATGGAGAAAGAAAGACTTACTTTGGATAAAGCCAGAAAATTTAAGTCCTAAGGTTGATACTAAAATTCCTTTGGATGCTTATGCTGTAATTAATGAACAAACATACTTAACGAAGTCAATCTCTCATAGCGAAGTAATAACTAAAAACATCGAAACTGTTCAACCAGAACTCGTTTCTGAAAAGCCAAAATTTGTCCCAAGATTTAAGAAAATTTCATCATGAGCTTAGAAAAACAACTTGAAAACGGGGGCCTGATTGTCACTAAACTAGACGATTTATTAAACTGGTCCCGACTTTCGTCTTTATGGCCATTAAGTTTTGGTTTAGCTTGCTGTGCTATCGAAATGATGGGTTCATATTCTTCAAATTTTGATTTCGACAGACTAGGTGTGTTTCCCCGTCCCAGCCCTAGACAAGCAGATGTCATTATTATTGCTGGTACGGTGACTTTTAAAATGGCAGAAAGAATCAAACGCCTGTACGAACAAATGCCCGAACCTAAATATGTTATCTCTATGGGTTCCTGCTCGAATTGTGGAGGTCCTTATTGGGAACACGGATACCATGTTGTTAAAGGCGTAGATCGTATTATTCCTGTAGATGTTTATGTGCAAGGATGCCCTCCTCGCCCAGAAGCTCTAATTGGCGCAATTATAGAACTTCAACAAAAAATAGAGAAAGAGTCTCTGTTAACAACAACATAATCACATTTAAATTATTATAATATTTACAAAATGCAATTCTTGCCTATTGTAAAACAACAGAAATGAAATCCAACATTACACAAACGCGATTAGGTATTTTAGGAGGTGGACAACTCGGAAGAATGCTTATCCAGGAATCTATCAACCTCAATTTGTCTGTTTCAATTTTAGACCCGGACAAAAATGCTCCCTGTAAAAATATCTGCGATTACTTTGAAGTAGGTGAACTATCTGATTACGAAACAGTATACAATTTCGGTAAAAATGTAGATTTAATTACTATAGAGATCGAAAAAGTAAACGTCGAAGCCTTAGAAGCATTGGAAAAAGAGGGCGTTATGGTATTTCCACAATCCAGAATAATCAGGCTAATCCAGGACAAAGGTTTACAAAAACAGTTTTTTAAAGAAAACGATATACCTACCGCCGATTTTAAACTTATCGCCAACAGAGAAGAATTATTAAAAGAGAATTTCGACTTCCCTTTTATACAAAAACTAAGAAAAGATGGCTATGATGGAAAAGGCGTGGTAAAAATCAGCCAGATTACAGACTATGACAAAGCTTTTGATGCTCCGTCTATAGTAGAAAAAAATATCGATTTCGAAAAAGAAATATCTGTTATTGTAGCCAGAAACGAAAAAGGACAAATTAAAACGTTCCCTTTGGTCGAGATGGATTTTAATGCCGAAGCCAATTTAGTGGAATATCTAATAAGCCCATCAACTTACTCTTTAGAAATCCAACAAAGAGCGGAAAAAATCGCAATAGATATTGCTACCAGCTTGAATATTGTTGGTCTTTTGGCTGTTGAAATGTTCTTAACTGCTGATGGTAATATTCTGGTAAACGAGCTTGCACCAAGACCTCACAACAGTGGACATCAAACTATAGAAGGAAACAAAACTTCTCAATTCATGCAACATCTAAGAGCCATATTAAACCTTCCTCTAGGCTCCACAGAAGCGCTTGGAAATGCTATTATGGTTAATTTATTGGGAGAAAAGGGACATGAAGGCCCCGCTCTTTATAAAGGATTAAAAGAAGTATTGAAAAAAGAAGGTGTATATGTGCATCTATACGGAAAAAAGCTAACCAAGCCTTTCCGTAAAATGGGCCATGTTACTATTGTAGACAACGATAGAGAAAAAGCCATAGAAAAAGCAAAATTTGTAAAAGAAACCTTAAAAGTCATAGCGTAATGTACAAACCTTTAGTAGGTATAATCATGGGTAGCAAATCGGATTTACCGATTATGAAAGATGCTGCAGATTTTTTAAAAGATTTAGGAATTGACTACGAGCTAACAGTAGTTTCGGCGCATCGTACGCCCGAAAGAATGTTTGATTATGCACAAAATGCGGCGAACAGAGGTATAAAAGTGATCATTGCAGGTGCTGGTGGCGCAGCCCATCTTCCTGGAATGGTAGCTTCTTTAACCTCACTGCCTGTAATTGGCGTCCCTGTAAAGTCCAGCAATTCTATAGATGGCTGGGACTCCGTTCTTTCTATATTACAAATGCCAAATGGTATTCCGGTAGCGACAGTAGCTTTAAATGCAGCAAAAAATGCTGGAATTTTGGCCGCTCAAATTATCGGAACTGCAGATGAAAATGTTTTCAAAAAAGTGGAAGCTTTCAAAAATGATCTTAAAGCAAAAATTGAAGAATCTGCAGAAGGATTAAAATCCGAAGGATATCCTACAAATTTCTAATTCCACTCTGGTCTCTCGGGAAAATTGGCTATATGTGCGTATTTTTCGCCTAAATTTATAATTGCCTCTTTCCAAATATCAATTTCAGAGTGTTCAAATACAATAGCTGGATTAATTCTATCAGAAACAATCCAGCTATTTTCATTCAATTCTCTTTTCAATTGCTCTTTGTCCCAGCCAGAGTAGCCAAGAAAAAAACGGATTTCTTCTTCGCTAATATTTCCTAAAGACAATTGTGTCCTTAGCATTTCAAAATCCCCGCCCCAATAAATTCCATCTCTAATTAAATCTCCATCAAAAATCTTATCCGGGCAACTGTGCACAAAATGAAGCGTATCCGGCGAAACAGGTCCGCCAATATAAACTGGGAAATTACAGTCAGTAAATTCCACGAGCAGATCTTTAACCAGCAAGTTGCTCCGCTGATTTAAAATGTACCCAACATGTCCCTCCTCATCTTCTGCTACCAATATTACGACAGACCGTTTAAAGTTATCGTCTAACATAAATGGCTCAGCAATTAAAATGTTCCCTATTTGTGGTAATATTCGATTCAACATGATAATGTCAATATAATAATTTTGTTAAAAATAGTGCAAATAAAACATCTATCCGACAACATTATTCTTTAGCATTTCGTAAGTTTGTAAGGCATGGATGAGCAAAAAATAAATATTAGAGATCTTCGTCAGGACTATAAATCATCATCCTTATCCGAAAATGATGTTAAGAAAAACCCTATTGATCAGTTTGCAATCTGGTTTAATCACGCCATCGAAGTTCAGATTTTAGAACCCAATGCAATGATAATTGCTACGGTAAATGAAAATGGTTTTCCCAGTGCAAGAGTTGTCTTGTTAAAAGAATTTGATGAGAATGGCTTTACTTTTTTCACCAATTACAATAGTAGAAAAGGGCATGATATAGAGACGAACCCAAAAGTAAGTCTGTTATTTTTTTGGGTAGAACTCGAACGCCAGATAAGAATTGAAGGAATTGCAGAAAAGATAAGTCAGGAAGCATCTAACGATTATTTCCATTCCAGACCTCATGGCAGTCAACTGGGCGCACATGCTTCTCCGCAGAGTAGTGTTATCCCCAACAGGATCTTTTTGGAAAACAACCTAAAAGCATTGGAAGATAAATACAAAGAAGGTGAAGTTCCTAAACCTGAACATTGGGGCGGATACAAGATACATCCAAAATCTGTGGAATTTTGGCAAGGACGGTCCAACCGTTTACATGACAGAATAAGATACACTTTAAATAGTGACAACATTTGGAAAATTGAAAGATTAGCACCGTAATGACATTTCAGGAAATTAAGCAGTTAATTGTAGAAAATATAGGCAAAAACGTAATTGTAGGCGAAGAAACTACAGGATTGCAGCCAGCGTTAATTATCAATCCTGATTATATAACGGAAGTCTGCCTGGAACTTAGGGACAACAAAAATACCTGGTTTGATTTTCTATCGAGTTTAAGTGGAGTAGATTATGGCGTGGAATCAGGTAAGTTTGGCGTCGTTTATCATCTATCCTCCATTATCAAAAAGCATCAGCTAGTCTTAAAAGTGTTTAGAGAAAACGATAGAAACGAGCAAAATTTACCGGTATTTAAAAGCGTATCATCTATATGGCGTACTGCCGAATGGCATGAAAGGGAAACTTTTGACTTATTCGGTATCTTCTTCGAAAGTCATCCTGATTTAAGAAGAATTTTATTACCGGATGATTGGAAAGGATATCCTCTGCGCAAAGATTATAAAAACGCTGAAACCTATAAAAACATTAAAATAGACCTTTAAAAACAGCTTATGTATACAGAGGCTTTAGAAAGATATCGACATAAAATTAGTTCTGTATCGTCAGAGGAAATGGTTCTTAATCTGGGACCACAACACCCCAGTACCCATGGAGTTTTACGTCTGGAACTGATTACCGATGGTGAGGTTGTAAAAGAGGTCATACCTCATTTAGGCTACTTACACCGTTGTTTCGAAAAACATGGTGAAGCTTTAAGTTACAACCAGATTATTCCCTATACAGACAGATTAGATTACCTGGCATCAATGAACAACAATCATGCTTTTGTAATGGGAGTTGAAAAAATGCTTGGAATAGAAAAGGACATTCCTAAAAGGGTAGAGTATATAAGAGTTCTGGTATGTGAATTAAACAGGATAGCCTCGCATTTAATTGCAGTTGGAACTTACGGCATTGATATCGGTGCCTTTACACCCTTTTTATGGTGTTTTAGAGACAGGGAACATATCATGAATATGCTTGAATGGGCATCTGGTGCCAGAATGTTATATAACTACATTTGGGTAGGTGGCTTATTTTATGATTTACCTGTAGGGTTTGAGGAAAGATGTAAAGAATTCGTGGATTACTTCAGACCTAAGCTTAAAGAGCTAAACGAATTACTTACTGATAACCAGATTTTTATTTCGAGAACAGCAAACGTAGGCGTATTACCTTTAGACGTCGCTATTAATTATGGATGTTCCGGTCCGGTCTTAAGAGGTTCCGGCCTGAAATATGATTTAAGACGAGTAGATGAATATTCTGTTTATCCCGAAATTGACTTTGATATTCCTTATTCTAAAGGAGAAATTGGTGTAGTTGGAGATTGCTGGAATAGATATAAAGTCAGAATTGACGAGATTGGCGAGTCGCTAAAGATCATTGAACAATGTATTGAAAAATTAACCAAGGAATATAAAAGAACTCCTGATTTTGATCCAAGAGCAAAATTGCCTAGAAAGATCACGCCTAAAGCTCAGGATTTTTATATGCGAGCAGAAAACCCAAAAGGTGAGCTTGGTTTCTATTTTATAGCAGATGGCAAATCAGACAAGCCATTCAGAATTAAATC
This genomic interval from Pseudopedobacter saltans DSM 12145 contains the following:
- a CDS encoding YchJ family protein encodes the protein MCPCGSNLDYSLCCMPYHQAKKIAESPLLLMKSRYSAYVMADADYILKTTAPTKVKLYRKGDILKWANSSKWLKLEILYSGEQTVEFKAHYFNEKMQLQIHHERSNFQLLNGKWYYFDADFF
- a CDS encoding peroxiredoxin family protein; the encoded protein is MMKNILTVLMLFFVLTLEAQEPTPYLPDFEFQKLDSTSFKRTDLDSTKNTLIIFFDATCGHCKDAMIKVNKNYEKLYNTNVVLVSLDVEKSIHMFLTEFGPKFWNNSKVTILHDGKYEFVPLFNPKRYPSLYLYSPKRDLLVYANNDDKMEEIFKLIDTANHNQKKSASK
- the purE gene encoding 5-(carboxyamino)imidazole ribonucleotide mutase, whose product is MYKPLVGIIMGSKSDLPIMKDAADFLKDLGIDYELTVVSAHRTPERMFDYAQNAANRGIKVIIAGAGGAAHLPGMVASLTSLPVIGVPVKSSNSIDGWDSVLSILQMPNGIPVATVALNAAKNAGILAAQIIGTADENVFKKVEAFKNDLKAKIEESAEGLKSEGYPTNF
- the pdxH gene encoding pyridoxamine 5'-phosphate oxidase, which codes for MDEQKINIRDLRQDYKSSSLSENDVKKNPIDQFAIWFNHAIEVQILEPNAMIIATVNENGFPSARVVLLKEFDENGFTFFTNYNSRKGHDIETNPKVSLLFFWVELERQIRIEGIAEKISQEASNDYFHSRPHGSQLGAHASPQSSVIPNRIFLENNLKALEDKYKEGEVPKPEHWGGYKIHPKSVEFWQGRSNRLHDRIRYTLNSDNIWKIERLAP
- a CDS encoding 5-(carboxyamino)imidazole ribonucleotide synthase, which encodes MKSNITQTRLGILGGGQLGRMLIQESINLNLSVSILDPDKNAPCKNICDYFEVGELSDYETVYNFGKNVDLITIEIEKVNVEALEALEKEGVMVFPQSRIIRLIQDKGLQKQFFKENDIPTADFKLIANREELLKENFDFPFIQKLRKDGYDGKGVVKISQITDYDKAFDAPSIVEKNIDFEKEISVIVARNEKGQIKTFPLVEMDFNAEANLVEYLISPSTYSLEIQQRAEKIAIDIATSLNIVGLLAVEMFLTADGNILVNELAPRPHNSGHQTIEGNKTSQFMQHLRAILNLPLGSTEALGNAIMVNLLGEKGHEGPALYKGLKEVLKKEGVYVHLYGKKLTKPFRKMGHVTIVDNDREKAIEKAKFVKETLKVIA
- a CDS encoding NADH-quinone oxidoreductase subunit B — its product is MSLEKQLENGGLIVTKLDDLLNWSRLSSLWPLSFGLACCAIEMMGSYSSNFDFDRLGVFPRPSPRQADVIIIAGTVTFKMAERIKRLYEQMPEPKYVISMGSCSNCGGPYWEHGYHVVKGVDRIIPVDVYVQGCPPRPEALIGAIIELQQKIEKESLLTTT
- a CDS encoding NADH-quinone oxidoreductase subunit A, with translation MDEYSQITEFGKVLIFLIIGTIFVCATFFANKILSLKKPNPEKNSSYECGEEVYSNSWIQFNSRFYVIALVFLLFDVEMIFIFPWATIFSNNELIALDGRWGWLTFIEMLIFISILLLGLVYVWRKKDLLWIKPENLSPKVDTKIPLDAYAVINEQTYLTKSISHSEVITKNIETVQPELVSEKPKFVPRFKKISS
- a CDS encoding BaiN/RdsA family NAD(P)/FAD-dependent oxidoreductase, whose amino-acid sequence is MSKKYDAVVIGGGACGLMCAVQAGYLGKSVLIIEKNDKLGAKILISGGGRCNYTNLYASKENYISENPHFLNSSLSQWTVEDTIAFFEANGIYGQEKTLGQLFPKSNKAKDIIDVFANLCEDLGQDILLNSSAVSVEKNGELFEIIYERNGKDNKITAPKVVMASGGLPIAKMGATDFALKTAVKFGLTLTKTAPALVPLTITGKDQQWFANLSGNSIFSVVSNDKISFEENILFTHWGLSGPAILQISSYWRPGEIININLLPDINIAEAILKERQHNGKKHLSNFLSQYYTKKFVEALESILPIHKNLASLSKEDLLSVENFIHHFKVKPAGDKGYDKAEVMRGGVSTNELSSKTLESKKVKGLYFGGECVDITGWLGGYNFQWAWASGYVIAQNI
- a CDS encoding NADH-quinone oxidoreductase subunit D — translated: MYTEALERYRHKISSVSSEEMVLNLGPQHPSTHGVLRLELITDGEVVKEVIPHLGYLHRCFEKHGEALSYNQIIPYTDRLDYLASMNNNHAFVMGVEKMLGIEKDIPKRVEYIRVLVCELNRIASHLIAVGTYGIDIGAFTPFLWCFRDREHIMNMLEWASGARMLYNYIWVGGLFYDLPVGFEERCKEFVDYFRPKLKELNELLTDNQIFISRTANVGVLPLDVAINYGCSGPVLRGSGLKYDLRRVDEYSVYPEIDFDIPYSKGEIGVVGDCWNRYKVRIDEIGESLKIIEQCIEKLTKEYKRTPDFDPRAKLPRKITPKAQDFYMRAENPKGELGFYFIADGKSDKPFRIKSRGPSFNNLSVLPEISKGVLIADLIAIIGSIDIVLGEVDR
- a CDS encoding NADH-quinone oxidoreductase subunit C, producing the protein MTFQEIKQLIVENIGKNVIVGEETTGLQPALIINPDYITEVCLELRDNKNTWFDFLSSLSGVDYGVESGKFGVVYHLSSIIKKHQLVLKVFRENDRNEQNLPVFKSVSSIWRTAEWHERETFDLFGIFFESHPDLRRILLPDDWKGYPLRKDYKNAETYKNIKIDL
- a CDS encoding YqgE/AlgH family protein; the encoded protein is MLNRILPQIGNILIAEPFMLDDNFKRSVVILVAEDEEGHVGYILNQRSNLLVKDLLVEFTDCNFPVYIGGPVSPDTLHFVHSCPDKIFDGDLIRDGIYWGGDFEMLRTQLSLGNISEEEIRFFLGYSGWDKEQLKRELNENSWIVSDRINPAIVFEHSEIDIWKEAIINLGEKYAHIANFPERPEWN